A genome region from Methanobacterium spitsbergense includes the following:
- a CDS encoding DUF3795 domain-containing protein, producing the protein MEFQNKSLIAPCGINCGVCMRYLREKNKCPGCRADDTNKLITCIRCKIKNCEFFKDENADFCFECTDFPCDKMEHIDKRYRNRYNTSLIENLEDIENLGIKKFLKNEDAKWTCSKCGGKISIHKGYCSNCGH; encoded by the coding sequence ATGGAATTTCAAAATAAATCTCTTATAGCTCCATGTGGAATAAATTGTGGTGTTTGCATGCGTTATTTAAGAGAAAAGAATAAATGTCCAGGTTGCAGGGCTGATGATACAAATAAATTAATTACTTGTATAAGATGTAAAATTAAAAATTGTGAATTCTTTAAAGATGAAAATGCAGATTTCTGTTTTGAATGTACAGATTTTCCATGCGATAAAATGGAACATATTGACAAGAGATACAGAAACAGGTACAACACGAGCCTGATAGAAAATCTTGAAGATATAGAGAATTTAGGAATAAAAAAATTTTTGAAAAATGAAGATGCAAAGTGGACTTGTTCAAAGTGTGGTGGCAAAATTTCTATTCATAAAGGATATTGCAGTAATTGTGGGCATTGA
- a CDS encoding tautomerase family protein: MPMVQINVWKGFEQEKVDYLIKNITKVFTEVDVPAEAVEILIYEVPKSHWGVGGESCSIKFKDIGPKE; encoded by the coding sequence ATGCCTATGGTACAAATAAATGTATGGAAAGGTTTTGAACAAGAAAAGGTAGATTACCTAATTAAAAATATAACTAAAGTGTTTACTGAGGTTGATGTTCCTGCAGAAGCTGTTGAAATCCTAATATATGAGGTACCAAAATCTCACTGGGGTGTTGGTGGAGAATCATGTTCAATAAAATTTAAGGATATAGGTCCAAAGGAGTGA
- a CDS encoding zinc ribbon domain-containing protein gives MLTQKIHIFPDKEQEEVLWFLSEYCRLLYNFALSDRKTAWKNNKETKEVGVDYRGFASKICSNCGYHNSNLKLPHCMWICPNCESIHDRNVNAAVNIRDFAL, from the coding sequence ATGTTAACTCAAAAGATACATATATTCCCGGATAAGGAACAGGAAGAGGTGTTATGGTTTCTTAGTGAATATTGTAGATTATTATATAATTTCGCATTATCTGATCGTAAAACAGCATGGAAAAACAATAAAGAAACCAAAGAAGTAGGGGTTGACTATAGAGGTTTTGCAAGTAAAATATGCAGCAATTGCGGATACCATAACAGTAATTTAAAATTACCTCATTGTATGTGGATTTGCCCTAATTGTGAGAGTATCCACGACCGAAATGTTAATGCAGCAGTTAATATACGTGATTTTGCACTGTAA
- a CDS encoding alcohol dehydrogenase catalytic domain-containing protein — protein MTSSTIRGTDLNRYDGETPQSAGSILGHEPMGIVDVVGYAVKLIKPGDRVVVTPNIACGVCLNCIQGDTNKCLTVNPHGSGATYGSAGYGGAQAEFLKVPYGDMACLKLPGKPRDELEDDFVLLADILPTAYLQQNLLRLNPEDL, from the coding sequence ATTACCAGCAGTACAATTAGAGGTACAGATTTAAACCGGTACGATGGTGAAACACCTCAAAGTGCAGGGTCTATACTGGGACATGAACCAATGGGTATTGTGGATGTAGTGGGATATGCTGTGAAATTAATAAAACCCGGAGATAGGGTGGTTGTAACTCCAAATATAGCTTGTGGAGTATGTTTAAATTGTATTCAAGGTGATACTAATAAATGTTTAACAGTAAATCCCCATGGATCCGGTGCAACCTATGGAAGTGCAGGTTATGGAGGTGCACAAGCAGAATTTTTAAAAGTCCCATATGGAGATATGGCCTGTTTAAAACTTCCTGGAAAACCAAGAGATGAACTAGAGGATGACTTTGTATTACTTGCAGACATATTACCAACTGCTTACCTGCAA